AAGGAGCTTATTCCTATAAAGCTGATGAAAACATGCTTACCATCTATTATAGATATGGAATCCGGGATGAATCAATGAGTTTCTATGTAAAAAAGAAATAACAAGAGCAATACAACAATGAATGCGATAGATTTAAAACAAGAAAAACTGGATAAACGTTACATACGCATGGCTACTATCTGGGCAGAAAATTCATATTGTAACCGGCGACAGGTTGGAGCATTAATTGTAAAAGAGAAAATGATTATTTCTGATGGGTATAACGGGACACCATCTGGATTCGAGAATGTCTGTGAAGACGAGCACAACATAACCAAACCATATGTCTTACATGCTGAAGCTAATGCAATCACAAAAATTGCACGCTCAAACAATAGCAGCGATGGAGCAACATTGTATGTAACCGCCGCTCCTTGCATTGAATGTGCCAAACTAATTATCCAAGCTGGAATCAAACGAGTAGTTTATTCTGAGAGGTATCGTCTGGAGGATGGAATCAATTTATTAAAACGAGCCAATATTGAGGTTGTTTATATAGACATGAACGAAGAGAAGCAAATATAAAAGAACTTTTTAATTTAAAGCAACTTATGAGTACAAATAAGTCTTCAC
The Bacteroides sedimenti genome window above contains:
- a CDS encoding deoxycytidylate deaminase encodes the protein MNAIDLKQEKLDKRYIRMATIWAENSYCNRRQVGALIVKEKMIISDGYNGTPSGFENVCEDEHNITKPYVLHAEANAITKIARSNNSSDGATLYVTAAPCIECAKLIIQAGIKRVVYSERYRLEDGINLLKRANIEVVYIDMNEEKQI